The Virgibacillus siamensis genome includes a region encoding these proteins:
- a CDS encoding YwaF family protein — protein sequence MIDWFVGVDGKPFVAFGPSHLVMLIIYFLGLILFFISFTKIRESRTIYNILRWTLFGILIFSEITYQIWAAVNGLWNPREHLPLHLCGITGITGAIALWNHNKKLIRITFFFGLIPAFLAIVTPELPFDFPHFRYWKFFIHHIFISWIGLFLVVANYTEITFKSMLESYGYILLYACLIGYIVNPLLDSNYLYLSHTPTASTPLDLLGSGFIYYFTLCLLALIVFFIQYKIYHFFTHGKQTPK from the coding sequence ATGATTGATTGGTTTGTGGGGGTGGACGGAAAACCATTTGTTGCATTTGGACCAAGTCATCTTGTGATGCTGATCATCTATTTTTTGGGACTTATTCTTTTTTTCATCTCATTTACTAAAATCCGGGAAAGTCGTACCATCTATAATATTCTGCGTTGGACGCTGTTTGGAATACTTATCTTTTCCGAAATTACCTATCAAATTTGGGCAGCGGTTAATGGCTTGTGGAATCCCAGGGAACATCTGCCGCTGCATCTGTGCGGAATAACAGGGATTACAGGGGCCATTGCCCTTTGGAATCATAATAAGAAGTTAATTCGTATCACATTTTTCTTCGGACTGATACCCGCTTTCCTTGCAATTGTTACACCTGAATTACCTTTTGATTTCCCGCACTTTCGTTATTGGAAATTCTTCATCCATCATATTTTTATTTCCTGGATCGGCTTATTTTTAGTCGTTGCCAATTATACGGAAATAACATTCAAATCAATGCTGGAAAGCTACGGATATATATTGCTTTATGCCTGTTTAATCGGCTATATCGTAAATCCATTACTGGACTCCAATTATCTTTACCTGTCACACACACCGACAGCCAGTACGCCATTGGATTTATTGGGCAGCGGTTTTATCTACTACTTCACCCTTTGCCTGTTGGCTCTAATTGTATTTTTCATTCAATATAAAATATATCATTTCTTCACCCACGGTAAACAAACACCCAAATAG